The genomic interval TCCATTGATTTTCTGGGGTAATTTGTGTTGCTAATTAGACCAAATAGGAGAAAAGCGCTGTTGACTTTTTCCCACTGGCCATGGCCTTGCAGTATTAATTGTGGGTAAAGAGGGCGTTGGCACTCTTTGCTCAGCCACTGCATGTGTATTTATCTTGTTTTACGGTTTGCATATGAGGTTGTCTGCGGAAAGTCTTAATAACAAATTTGTGGTACAACTCCTCAAAGGTTGGGTACCACCGCTCTAGGCAAAATAATCCTTTCCATAAAGTTTTCAgaaacatataataataatctgagCCGGTCAATGGCAAAAACAAGCACTTTAGAGGAAATACATTGACATTGCAGCCCGTTTTGCAGATCAAGGCTGCAGAGATGACTCAAAGCTAGACCAATTTGAAAAGAGTATGTTTGCATCAGCACCAGAGCCCAAGTTATCTGAAAATAGGCTGATATATCCAGATATTTCCATCCTTCAATGGCACAACCAATCCTTACCATTGTAGAGTGTAGTATGTTGTGTACAGTTTTGAATATATAGATGAGCTATTTAGTGGAAGCTTGCATCAGGAGATTATTCAACCTTCTCATATACAACCAAAAAATGTTCTTGATGCTTATAATTTTCCCTATTGACACACAAATACTATACACTAACATACAACCACATCCGATTTATTAAAAAGaatattgcaaaaaaaaaagttgtttacGATACGACAACCCCTGCCACCAATTTAGAGTTCTATACTCGATGACTGAAAGATTAGGATGAAATACATCAAACCATAAGATCATGTGTTGAAAACCACAAGGTTACAGCTACATTGGTGGGTCAGGGCAGGGGAATGAGTAGATAACAAATGGCAGCCATCACAGTCAAGGACAGACATTACTATGCTAACAGCTTTTATCACTCCAATGACCTGTGGTGGTTGGTATAATAGCACTCTGACCCGCATCACAACAACAAGGGGACTGTCGCTAAGTATTGTCATAGACCGCATGGAGGTGAATAAATGACACGTAGGCTTTATCATATGAACAGACCTTAAGACATGATGTCATCATGTAACATGACATGTGAACACAACATTTACAATTTGCCCACAATGTGTAAACCATATTTATCAGTATGAGTACAATTAAAAtactacaaaaataataataaagtgtgAAAAGTGCTAACAGCCAACTTCTCCATAGCGTAGTGTTCGCCATATGGCCTTAAAGAAGTAGTTTGAAGCATTCAAATGCTTTTAGTATTGTAGTGCAGCCACATACAATTCTTAGACTCTTTAAACAATCCCAAAACGTGGCAGGATTAGCTTGTGGTTAGGATTGTGGCTTCCAAGCAGAAGGTCTCTGGGTTTAAACCCTAATGTCCACCTTCATGCCTTACCCCCTATTCACTTAGAAACATGTGTTGAAACTAAGTAAGATGATCAGGAttgaagcatctgctaaattacTAAATAGTACCACAAAGGGAACACAGATTAATTGAACCTGAAAATGGTACCACGGATAACATTATCAAGACAGTAGGAATTCCAGTGATTTTTCCTTCAAAATAAAGCTTAGTCAGTTGTATCCTCAAAATCCTTTCTTTGGTATTCAAGCATGTCTAGCGAACTGATTCTCTCTGTAATGCTGACCAGGCTTCTGTTAAAACGAACCAAGCGGTATGCCTTTTAACCCAGTTTAATGGGCATAATTATAGGCATATGGCATTATGTGTAAATCTGTGCTACCAAGGgctcacactaacacactggGATTCTATTCAGTTGCTAGATTAAGATATATGGCTTTGATTTCCACTATGTAATTTCTTATGCGTATGTAACGTGTTATAACATTTTATAGAAAACCATTTCTGTGACACTGGTGAAATCCAATAAAATTGGACAATATGTCTGATACCGGATTGGGATTATAAAATATTAACACTGGTTACAGGGTCTGAATGTTAAATTGATTCAAATGTGCgattgttcttttttttctaaatagaaaaataagaaaatagatAAAAATCCTCCCACGTTGACAATTTGGCGTTACAATCTCTGCCGTCCAAATTAAccgtgaaaaaaaataataacaacgtGTACGGACTCCTTAACACTATTCCCAAAGAACCGTTTTCCCAGGTGCCCCAGCTCTCTGCCTCAGCACTCGGTCTCCTTGCTGTTGATGCGTCTCTGCCGCTGCAGCCTGAAGGACTGGGCCTTGTCGCTGCGTCCGGTCAGGGCGTGCCCCGTCAGGTCCTCAAACGAGCGGGCCGCCCCCatgtgcccccccacccccctagaGAAGGCCTTCTCCAGCACATCCTGCTCCAGGTGGGGATCCAGAGACGGGTCTTCCTGGATGGTTGCCATGACGTTGGGGCTGTCCAACGGGGCTAGTCCAGGGCCGGAGAGCGACTGAGGGTGCGATTGGCTGGGAGGCAGGAAAAGGGCGGGGCTTGAaaaggggggggtgctggtctGTAGGGGTCCCGAGGGAGGGTAGAAGCGGTATCCGGAGGAGGGGTGAAGGGGTTTGAAGATCTGCATGGTGGCTGGCTCCAGGCTGCTCAGGAGCTCTGCGTTCTGGAGACATAGCGGGGTCAGATGGTCAGGACACACTGCTTCGGtccaaaggtcaaaggttaagAAGAACGGAAGATCATACTCACACTGGGGAAGAACATGGTCTTGGTGTTCTGCTCAAACTGCCGGTCGAGCTTCTTGTCCTAGGGAGAAACACGATGCCGCAGTCAGGAAGAGCGCCCGTGAAAGGGAATTCTTTAGTGTCAGGTATTGGCATTGCCCTTAATCACAATGAAGGTCTCAAAAGGCTTCACAGGACCTCATCAACACCGACCTCACCCTAAGAACCTCTCAAGGACAACAAGAAACACCCCGGAAAATCAAGGTACTTAATCATGAGAACAAAGAGGGTCAATAATAGACGGAAGATGGTTAATCTTTCCAAGACAAGAACCACTAATACATATGGAAGAACGGTTTACAGGATAGTATAATAGTTAGGATGTTCCGACTCTTTGCCTGAAGGTCAGcttgggtttgattccctgatATCCATAACCTACATCAAGGCCTCCATGAGCAAGATTCCCCAGCACTCCTccttttctttaatgacatgaaTCTCGAATTACCGTCGGCCCCTTTGTATAAAAGCATCTGTAAAATTACAACGAACCAGGTCGAGGCCGGATACTAAGTCCCCACTCACCACACAGTGGACCAGGATGCTGAGAGGGACCCAGAAGATGAGGGAGAAGCCCACCACCGAGCCCACGATGTTGTCCGCCAGGAACTTGCCAAACGTGTTGATGTCCAGCTTGTCGATGAAGTCCCAAAGACGCTCGATCACGTCCTGTACTTGCTTCATACACTTCCCCTGGAAAACAGCACAGAGAAGAGACTACTCGAAGAAGCTCTAACCAATCCCGGATCACCCTGAATAATGACAACCAATCCAAGTTCTCCCCTATCATAATTGGGATAAAGAAACGCAAGTAGACGTATGGAATTATAATGTATTAAATGTAATCGTTAACATAACTAATCTTAAACATTTTCTGCTTCACAATGACTTCTGAAAAAGAATATCCTGCCTTACAGCACATTTCTTTTTATTCagaattttgtttttttaaatcattgctcaccagcttccgcaaaagactcaagactcaccagttcagagttcacctagactcccCCATTCCACCCTTCCTACTAATTGTTTGTTGTACGTCattgcacttaatgtacgcacttattctatgtcgtacttagttatagtacttagttgtgtagcatcttattaacgtagcgattgttagtgcttggcacttggtacTATGAACATACTTATTGTACCgaaagcaatatattgtttcactttcttctgagaaatgtacttattgcaagtcgctttggataaaatgcccgaaatataaatgtaaaatactaAGCTAGACAAGAAATGTCAAACTAAATCTAAAGCATTGACCCTGATCATTTTATATACTCTGACACGAGACGTATCTTACCGCTCCGTCACAGAATCCCACGGTGCATGGTTTCCCTTTACGCAGGAACTGGAAACTGCCGGTTTCGTCCTGGTAGGGGGCGCACACTCCCCGCAGATTCCGACAACACGTCTTACAGGAAGAGTTGGTTTCTGGGGGAGAGAAGAAGACGCCAGCTTCATGCCCAACTCTATTCCCAAAGGAGCCTAATACACTCCACTGAATAGTGAGATTTGATTTCACATGATACCAAATAGTGAACACCGAAGACGGGTGTTTTCTACAGGAACTGTAGAAATCATCATCTTAGTAAGGGCCATAAATTGCTCCGGctataaacatacacactttACATCAAAGTTAACACACACAATAGGTACAACAACTTGAAGAGTATTCCATCCACTCACTAGTTCACAACACCCTGGGTGCGACCATTCTGAGCACCACCTCCTTAACCCCTGCAGTTGTAAATGCCGTGCTCTATAAGTTCTAGCTAGCTCAACCTGGGTGGAGCTGTTCTGTTCCCCGGAGAGGAGGGGGCGTAGTACCGTTACAGGCGCAGGACTGCAGGCTGAGCACCGCCTCGCAGAAGGGAACACACTGCCCGTCCGCACACTCTCCGTTGTCCAGACACAACGTCTTGTCCGGAGCGTTCTCAGGTGGGGGACACTCGCTGCTGTTCCCTGTGGTCAGGAAACAAGAGACAGGAAGTTGAAGACTAGCCCAGGACGACAGCTAATCAGGCCATTGAATGGATGTTCCTGCAGTGAAAAGTGCTCACATGCGCCAAATGGACAAGGGCAGTTGGTACAAACTTAGAAATGGTACATTGATAGTACACTCATCATTAGAACTAGCTAACGCTGGTGGTCAGGATAACAAGGGAACCGACCTGTGCAGTAGGAGTTTCCCTTGCATGTGGCGTCGATGGGTTCCTGGCAAACCTTGCCCTCCGCTTCAAAGTGACAGTCATTGCAGCAGGCGCTGTTCCTGTCACTACACAGCAAGAAACACAGTTGATCTGCTTGATCTCTGCAGGAGTTTGGACTTTGCCATTTAATTTCTCGTAATAGGTTAAGCGTGCATGACTCTTGAATGATAGAGGAAACTGCTGCAACCCCTGGTAAAAATCCACACAAACTTGGACGCTTGGAAGAAGAAGCAGATAAACTCGTTACCACCTGGAATCGAACCCAGGGCATTGCATCTATAAAGAGCTCCTCCGCAAGCCACCATCACTGGACAGTTCCTGTGCTCATCATGCTGCCTGGCTCACCTGCACTGGGCAGTGGGCCTCAGTTTGCATTCGGAGGTGCAGCAGTGGTCCTTGTTGATGTGCAGCAGGCCGGGGTCGCACTCCTCGCCCTGCTCCACCCGGGAGTTCCCGCAGACGTTGCTGTTGCGCTCCTTGAAGCAGGTCGGCGCCCTCAGCCTCAGACGCTTCACGATGGACCGCCTGCTGCACTCGGAGAACAGCTGGGGAGACACAAGGTCACTCCTCTGATACAACAGCGGGATAACAATTCAACTCAAGCCTttaaagacagagagaataaACTTGAAGAATGCATctcaaagtaaaacaggatatCAGGACGAGACTGGGTGAATGTTGGAGCCGTTAATGACCAATGGACTTTGATTGATGGGGCATATTTATGATTTTAACTgccttgacacacacaccaccatccaATCCCAACCACTGCTGTCACCACAACTACAAAATATCAACACTGCTTTTGAAACAAATGCATTCTGACGATTTGCCAATGATAGGAAATCTCCgaagtatgaaaatatgaaTAAGAAATGTCCATAAAAAGCATATCTATATTGAGGTGCGTACCTTGTTGTTGACGTGGTCCCCACTGACGGCGATGGGGTACATGACGTACTTCCCCCCCTGGTCCTCACTTGGGGCGCATCCCTCTGGGGTGTTGTCCTGGTCGTGTTCCGCCCCGAAGTTATGGCCCAGCTCGTGGGTGGTCACCAGGTCCGCCTCCTGCcgggagggggttggggacaACGTCACTACTGGGCCTCGCCGAGGGAGGACGGTGGCTGGATGGGTTGTCCTCCCCGCCTACCTTGGTGAGGATGGTTTTCCCATAGTTCTTGGTGCTGGTCAGTCCGGTGTTGAGGTAGATCGCTCTGTGCCCACTGGACGGAGACGGTGGGCATTCTGatagagcaacacacacacaggaacgttTAAGACCATGGTTATAATCAATCATTATTATTCaatcataaataataataatttaacaagaacattca from Gadus macrocephalus chromosome 21, ASM3116895v1 carries:
- the adam17b gene encoding disintegrin and metalloproteinase domain-containing protein 17 isoform X1; the encoded protein is MEQLLLLTISVVLTAGARTPPAIDNYSEYTTLRAVLTDFDVLPLSGVQAHSVRRRDTRTQTTTHLERLISFNALHRHFKLYLRTNTELFTEDFKVVVIDSDGQEKGYEVNRQNYFTGHVIGEENSRVQAHMDGDEFSARIMTHDAEYNLEPLWRFTRAPPDGRLLVYRSEDIRNISRLARPNVCGYVHPDPGHLLPDDMGATLGAKQEEEAGGREKRQVYDHTKNTCPLLLVADHRFFENMGRSEESTTLNYLIELIDRVDDIYRNTSWDEEFKGYGVQIQQIIIEKAPTSVPHGGAHFNMKGSPTTGKGVWDVKRLLEQFSQDIAEKASQVCLAHLFTYQDFDEGTLGLAYVAPAKTGVPGGLCSEKCPPSPSSGHRAIYLNTGLTSTKNYGKTILTKEADLVTTHELGHNFGAEHDQDNTPEGCAPSEDQGGKYVMYPIAVSGDHVNNKLFSECSRRSIVKRLRLRAPTCFKERNSNVCGNSRVEQGEECDPGLLHINKDHCCTSECKLRPTAQCSDRNSACCNDCHFEAEGKVCQEPIDATCKGNSYCTGNSSECPPPENAPDKTLCLDNGECADGQCVPFCEAVLSLQSCACNETNSSCKTCCRNLRGVCAPYQDETGSFQFLRKGKPCTVGFCDGAGKCMKQVQDVIERLWDFIDKLDINTFGKFLADNIVGSVVGFSLIFWVPLSILVHCVDKKLDRQFEQNTKTMFFPSNAELLSSLEPATMQIFKPLHPSSGYRFYPPSGPLQTSTPPFSSPALFLPPSQSHPQSLSGPGLAPLDSPNVMATIQEDPSLDPHLEQDVLEKAFSRGVGGHMGAARSFEDLTGHALTGRSDKAQSFRLQRQRRINSKETEC
- the adam17b gene encoding disintegrin and metalloproteinase domain-containing protein 17 isoform X2, producing MEQLLLLTISVVLTAGARTPPAIDNYSEYTTLRAVLTDFDVLPLSGVQAHSVRRRDTRTQTTTHLERLISFNALHRHFKLYLRTNTELFTEDFKVVVIDSDGQEKGYEVNRQNYFTGHVIGEENSRVQAHMDGDEFSARIMTHDAEYNLEPLWRFTRAPPDGRLLVYRSEDIRNISRLARPNVCGYVHPDPGHLLPDDMGATLGAKQEEEAGGREKRQVYDHTKNTCPLLLVADHRFFENMGRSEESTTLNYLIELIDRVDDIYRNTSWDEEFKGYGVQIQQIIIEKAPTSVPHGGAHFNMKGSPTTGKGVWDQFSQDIAEKASQVCLAHLFTYQDFDEGTLGLAYVAPAKTGVPGGLCSEKCPPSPSSGHRAIYLNTGLTSTKNYGKTILTKEADLVTTHELGHNFGAEHDQDNTPEGCAPSEDQGGKYVMYPIAVSGDHVNNKLFSECSRRSIVKRLRLRAPTCFKERNSNVCGNSRVEQGEECDPGLLHINKDHCCTSECKLRPTAQCSDRNSACCNDCHFEAEGKVCQEPIDATCKGNSYCTGNSSECPPPENAPDKTLCLDNGECADGQCVPFCEAVLSLQSCACNETNSSCKTCCRNLRGVCAPYQDETGSFQFLRKGKPCTVGFCDGAGKCMKQVQDVIERLWDFIDKLDINTFGKFLADNIVGSVVGFSLIFWVPLSILVHCVDKKLDRQFEQNTKTMFFPSNAELLSSLEPATMQIFKPLHPSSGYRFYPPSGPLQTSTPPFSSPALFLPPSQSHPQSLSGPGLAPLDSPNVMATIQEDPSLDPHLEQDVLEKAFSRGVGGHMGAARSFEDLTGHALTGRSDKAQSFRLQRQRRINSKETEC